A genomic segment from Streptosporangium roseum DSM 43021 encodes:
- a CDS encoding FAD/NAD(P)-binding protein, protein MSASIAVVGAGPTGTCLVERICANAADLLPWPSLDIHVIDPYPPGGGRVWRREQSGLLWMNSTAADVTLFTDESVQCQGPIRPGPSLAEWLGCDPGRFASRPVQSAYLSDVFWRAVNTAPRGVRVHVHATRALDLADVPGGQAVTLGDGRTIEVDTVILAQGHGDVTPTGQEQALADVAAGSGLRYLPTGYAADLDLDQVPGGEPVIVRGMGLAFVDLMVLLTSGRGGRFVREYDGELVYLPSGREPLLQVGSRRGVPYHSKTGYPFRGARPPVPRFLTAQALGEGPWNFRRDVWPLVAKELGFAYYHELITAHPKRARMSWEEFEEAYAAEEWRDAGMRALIRKAVPRHLDRLDFDRLDRPLERMRFGDPAGLRRWMLGYLGADLERRSDPAHSADHAMILGLLSVYGVLAELGLSDPWFNGFFSYIASGPPGPRLEELRALAKAGVVTFLGADLKVEHRDRQWWAQSPTVPGGVAARTLIEARLPAPSVSRATDPLISALRDRGEIDEESGLLKVRPADRRLLDRSDTPHSRRFAFGPWVVGGRATGGFARPGLNAPLFRHADALARIVLSEATATQIRHVA, encoded by the coding sequence ATGAGTGCCTCCATCGCCGTCGTCGGCGCCGGGCCGACCGGCACCTGCCTGGTGGAGCGGATCTGCGCCAACGCGGCCGACCTGCTCCCCTGGCCGTCGCTGGACATCCACGTGATCGACCCCTACCCGCCGGGCGGCGGGCGGGTCTGGCGCAGGGAGCAGTCCGGACTGCTCTGGATGAACTCCACCGCCGCCGACGTGACGCTGTTCACCGACGAGTCGGTCCAGTGCCAGGGCCCCATCCGCCCCGGCCCCTCGCTGGCCGAGTGGCTCGGCTGCGACCCCGGCCGGTTCGCCTCCCGGCCGGTTCAGAGCGCCTACCTGTCCGACGTCTTCTGGCGCGCGGTGAACACCGCTCCGCGCGGCGTCCGGGTGCACGTCCACGCCACCCGCGCGCTGGACCTGGCCGACGTCCCCGGCGGGCAGGCGGTGACGCTGGGGGACGGCCGGACGATCGAGGTCGACACGGTGATCCTGGCGCAGGGACACGGCGACGTGACCCCGACGGGGCAGGAGCAGGCCCTGGCGGACGTGGCCGCCGGCAGCGGCCTGCGCTACCTGCCCACCGGCTACGCCGCCGACCTCGACCTGGACCAGGTGCCCGGCGGCGAGCCGGTGATCGTGCGGGGCATGGGGCTGGCCTTCGTCGACCTGATGGTGCTGCTCACCTCGGGCCGGGGCGGCCGGTTCGTCCGCGAGTACGACGGGGAGCTCGTCTACCTGCCCAGCGGCCGGGAGCCGCTGCTCCAGGTGGGGTCGCGCCGCGGCGTGCCGTACCACTCGAAGACCGGATACCCGTTCCGGGGCGCCCGCCCGCCGGTGCCGCGCTTCCTCACCGCGCAGGCGCTGGGCGAGGGGCCGTGGAACTTCCGCAGGGACGTGTGGCCGCTGGTCGCCAAGGAGCTGGGCTTCGCCTACTACCACGAGCTGATCACCGCCCACCCGAAGCGCGCCCGGATGAGCTGGGAGGAGTTCGAGGAGGCGTACGCGGCCGAGGAGTGGCGCGACGCCGGGATGCGGGCGCTGATCCGCAAGGCCGTACCCCGGCATCTGGACCGGCTGGACTTCGACCGGCTGGACCGGCCGCTGGAGCGGATGCGGTTCGGCGACCCGGCGGGACTGCGCAGGTGGATGCTCGGCTACCTGGGAGCGGACCTGGAGCGCCGCTCCGACCCCGCGCACAGTGCCGACCACGCCATGATCCTCGGGCTGCTGTCCGTCTACGGCGTCCTCGCCGAGCTGGGCCTGTCCGACCCGTGGTTCAACGGGTTCTTCAGCTACATCGCCAGCGGCCCGCCCGGCCCCCGGCTGGAGGAGCTGCGGGCGCTCGCCAAGGCGGGTGTGGTCACCTTCCTCGGCGCGGATCTGAAGGTGGAGCACCGCGACCGGCAGTGGTGGGCGCAGAGCCCCACCGTCCCCGGCGGGGTGGCGGCCAGGACCCTGATCGAGGCCCGGCTGCCCGCGCCCAGCGTGAGCCGGGCCACCGACCCGCTGATCTCCGCGCTCCGCGACCGGGGCGAGATCGACGAGGAGTCCGGCCTGCTGAAGGTACGGCCGGCCGACCGCCGCCTGCTGGACCGGTCGGACACCCCCCACTCCCGCAGATTCGCCTTCGGCCCCTGGGTCGTCGGCGGCCGGGCCACCGGCGGATTCGCCCGGCCCGGACTCAACGCCCCGCTCTTCCGGCACGCCGACGCGCTGGCCCGGATCGTGCTGTCCGAGGCCACCGCCACCCAGATCAGGCACGTCGCCTGA
- a CDS encoding glutathione S-transferase C-terminal domain-containing protein: protein MSEITLNYAGPADLDTYGRYRPGDRPGPRYPFQGRIADGTGDFPAESGRYHLYVAAVCPYAQRVAIVRSLKGLQDVVSLSYVDDERDGRGWAFRERRGADPVNGFTTLREAYEATEPGFDGHVSVPVLWDRTTGRIVSNNFPDITIDLGTRFGGDPDADLYPEELRPEIDALNARIYEYANTAAGRVASATTEADYHEARQAVISFLEELDARLADRRFLFGSGITEADVRLWPTLLRFDVNDNPAARISERPLTSFPNLWAYARDLYQHPAFRENTDFAVLTAPAAAETDPWRIPVQPLHADWDESHRRAAV, encoded by the coding sequence ATGTCCGAGATCACACTGAACTACGCCGGCCCCGCCGACCTCGACACCTACGGCCGCTACCGGCCGGGCGACCGGCCCGGCCCCCGCTACCCCTTCCAGGGGCGGATCGCCGACGGCACCGGCGACTTCCCGGCCGAATCCGGCCGCTACCACCTCTACGTCGCGGCGGTCTGTCCCTACGCGCAGCGCGTGGCGATCGTGCGCTCCCTCAAGGGGCTGCAGGACGTGGTCTCGCTCTCCTACGTCGACGACGAGCGCGACGGGCGCGGCTGGGCCTTCCGCGAGCGGCGCGGAGCCGACCCGGTGAACGGGTTCACCACGCTCCGCGAGGCCTACGAGGCGACCGAGCCGGGCTTCGACGGGCACGTCTCGGTGCCGGTGCTGTGGGACAGGACGACCGGGCGGATCGTCAGCAACAACTTCCCCGACATCACGATCGACCTCGGCACCCGGTTCGGCGGCGACCCGGACGCCGACCTCTACCCCGAGGAGCTCCGGCCGGAGATCGACGCGCTCAACGCCAGGATCTACGAGTACGCCAACACGGCGGCGGGCCGCGTCGCGTCGGCCACCACCGAGGCGGACTACCACGAGGCCCGGCAGGCGGTGATCTCCTTCCTGGAGGAGCTCGACGCCCGGCTCGCCGACCGCAGGTTCCTGTTCGGCTCGGGGATCACCGAGGCCGACGTGAGGCTCTGGCCGACGCTGCTCCGCTTCGACGTGAACGACAATCCGGCCGCCAGGATCAGCGAGCGCCCGCTGACCTCCTTCCCGAACCTGTGGGCCTACGCCAGGGACCTCTACCAGCATCCCGCCTTCCGTGAGAACACCGACTTCGCCGTGCTCACCGCTCCGGCCGCCGCCGAGACCGACCCCTGGCGGATCCCGGTCCAGCCGCTCCACGCCGACTGGGACGAGTCACACCGCAGAGCCGCCGTATGA